Part of the Vigna angularis cultivar LongXiaoDou No.4 chromosome 1, ASM1680809v1, whole genome shotgun sequence genome, TTGTTAATTGGACGTTGTCTTAAAAAGACTTTCAAATATGATTTTGGACGTTATCGTGTGTAAGCATCCCAAGTTACTGGTTTGAAAGTGATTGCAAAGTGGATCATGCAAGACGTAGGGAAGTATGTAAATCAACGTTTAAAGGGAAACTGAACAACCATTGAATGAAATAATCCTCCGTATTGTATGTACCAACTGATGGTAAGTTccccaaattttatttttaaagcaCTAGAAGggcattattatatttatacgTGTATAATATACTTATCGCTTAAATGACTTacaaaacagaaattcaaatggTTGCACAGAACATACTTAGACCACATTGTTATCCAGTTTTTTATTCGCTTTCCCTTTTAATATCATCTGGCAAAATGCTGCTACATTTGTCAGCAAACATGGAATACAACTCAACGGGCAATTGTTGAGAGGAAGATTTATCTTGATCTCGTGTTCTATGCTCTTGGCCACTGTGGGCTCACTACCTACAACAGTCAAATAGTTACATTAAATTCTATTTCTATTTTGATTAGCAATGTATTGAGATGAGCATGACCAGCGAGACATAAAGAATAATAATCTTAATCGCATGCATGCGATGTTCCACCTTAAGTCTCAAAATATATCATGGTCGGCACACTAACCATTTCCACACATTTATCGTAATAATAGGTAAACTGCTAACCTCAAGCGTGCTAAAGACTAATCGCATTCGGCTAGCAACAACTGACGGTTTCTCAGCTTGACCCATAACAGCTGTCTGTTCTAATTGAAGAGTCTTCACCGGAAGCCTTCAATAAACACATATCAAGCATTACTGTGAATTTCCAATAGGCTTTTGTTACTTGCAAACTTTAACTATGCACTACAGTCAGGAAGGAGAACAAACTTCACCCACTAACGGTAGTGGTAGATGATACTCTTTAATGGGGAAAAATCATACATACCACTACTCTATTAGAAGCATATTTGAAaaggaaaactaaaatatagGAAAAAAGGGTGCAAGGATGGCATCTCACCAAGCCATTCCCTTCATGAAATATGCATTTGCTATAAGAGCACAAAAGCCTTTCCACTGCAGTCTCACTTCATCTGACACCGGAGGTGTAGATGACCATCTAACAATGGTTGGTTGGGGTGTGCACAAGATGGTGAGGAATATAATGCTTAACCAGAAAATGCATTCATCAACCTGCATGATACACGTCATTAAGAGTAAGACAATTGAGACCTAGCAGAATTGATGACCAACAAAATCAAGTAACCAATATTAGGTAATGCAAGTGATGCCAATTTGGTGTTGTATTAAGAGCTAGCATTAAGTAGTTGCTTAGAAAACTAATAAACTAACAAGCTTAACTAACAACTATCGGTTCTATAATTTCTGTTACCGTTGCTTCTTTCAAAGAGGCTTAGCCTGTTTATTTATATGCAGACAAACCTGTCTCTAAGAATCTGGTAAACATAATGGAGAAAATCAGCTCCTTCTACACAGACACAGCTCCACCAATTTACAGTAAAGGCTAATCCTCAAGAAATTCTCGTGATAATCATGATTGATGGCTTAGAATTAGCTGTTTATAACTGACCTCCTCTGAGATGATCTTAGATTTCAAGCTGGTGCTTCCACCATAACTTTGCATTACATCAATTTCAATCCCAGAGTTCTTCATATCCATAAGTTCTTTCCTCAATCCTTCATCAGTGCATCCGAGCGAATATGCATTTACCCCGGCATTGATGAACTCCTGAGAGtgaaaacacacaaaacaaacaggTTTAGAATATAAAGAATTGAAAGAACATGCAAAGGAGGCATGTCAATGGTAATACTTTTAGATTATCGGTTCCACCACGATCAATGAAGTTCCTGTAACGCCTGAACAAGCTGATGGCTATGTTGCGTGAAGAACGATATTCATCATCAGACGAAACGGAATCCTGTAACCCACACTTAACATGGtgccaaaaagaaaaaaacatatcaaTCAGCAAGAGCAATGATAATTGATGAATCAACTAAACTACACAAGTCAAATGG contains:
- the LOC108319839 gene encoding uncharacterized protein LOC108319839 encodes the protein MLMVYAPRAILKCHLYQDSASAQQTYPCKINNNVNLVNCNPKPFGNPSSNILFHSSSFSGKCDKLQKSLHLFHHVATHKWLCGLQDSVSSDDEYRSSRNIAISLFRRYRNFIDRGGTDNLKEFINAGVNAYSLGCTDEGLRKELMDMKNSGIEIDVMQSYGGSTSLKSKIISEEVDECIFWLSIIFLTILCTPQPTIVRWSSTPPVSDEVRLQWKGFCALIANAYFMKGMAWLPVKTLQLEQTAVMGQAEKPSVVASRMRLVFSTLEVVSPQWPRA